In Amphiura filiformis chromosome 1, Afil_fr2py, whole genome shotgun sequence, the following are encoded in one genomic region:
- the LOC140159057 gene encoding ABC-type oligopeptide transporter ABCB9-like, protein MELIKTALGVLFFSLLDAVTSFLLLIHGNQVERFTTEASSFTVNSSLLDLWALSIIRVAVCVGSSIGIVCNPTDGLHRLSKSKIAITLTTGTMVIFTVIKLLMHSELPDWYKDPWFWSLMVWTVLASLLFYGCWLSLVNVKTTSVRHVNSVNVNINEGDQECLVGSTTSSVSDSVEDEVKCTDESEEDGEKKNEGSRRTLLRLLSYSKPDLPYILMGFVGLLLSSSGNIFLPLYTGKVIDGIVVEKNRAKFTQAIVIMCLISVVSALAAGVRVGMFRYTMSRLNYRINNLLFQSILKQEIGFFDVTRTGNITSRLTSDTTTMSESLSLNMNIFLRSIIQVIGYVVMMFGLSWRLTVLALVAIPLLAAISDYYGDYCEKQTKEVQDSLAKANNIAEEAVSTIRTVRSFANEDGEAKEYANKLSVTYKLRIQLAWVYAGYIVSNQFLDLMFEVSTLFYGGHLVLNGVVSGGQLVSFILYSLELGGSLENMSSVYTGLMEAAGASVKVFEYMDRKPKITNDGQEMPSDLKGHIEFKNVTFGYPSRPDADVLKDVCFTVSPGEVVALVGPSGGGKSTCVSLLQHFYEPQSGSVMLDGIPVNHLQHKYLHSQVAMVRQEPVLYAKSINDNIKYGLSECSEERIQEAAEQANAHKFITELRDKYGTQTGEKGAQLSGGQKQRVAIARALVRNPKVLLLDEATSALDAESEHLVQQALYQGSRDRTILIIAHRLSTVEKADRIVVIDHGKVLEQGSHQQLIRDGGMYARLVQRQLLVVEDNDSTEEPIT, encoded by the exons ATGGAATTAATTAAAACAGCACTAGGAGTACTATTTTTCAGTCTACTAGATGCAGTCACCAGCTTCCTCTTGCTGATTCATGGTAATCAGGTGGAACGATTTACCACAGAGGCATCTTCTTTTACTGTCAACTCTAGTTTGCTTGACCTCTGGGCACTTTCCATTATTCGTGTGGCAGTATGTGTGGGATCATCCATTGGAATAGTATGCAATCCTACTGATGGATTGCACAGATTGAGTAAATCAAAGATAGCAATAACTCTTACAACAGGCACCATGGTGATATTTACTGTAATCAAGCTATTGATGCATTCAGAATTGCCTGATTGGTACAAAGATCCTTGGTTCTGGAGTCTTATGGTATGGACGGTGCTAGCATCATTACTGTTCTATGGTTGTTGGCTTTCTTTAGTAAATGTGAAAACAACTTCTGTGCGACATGTTAATAGTGTAAACGTCAACATAAATGAAGGTGATCAGGAATGCCTAGTTGGTAGCACAACATCATCAGTGTCTGATTCAGTTGAGGATGAGGTAAAGTGCACAGATGAGAGTGAAGAAGATGGGGAGAAGAAAAATGAAGGCAGTCGAAGAACACTATTGAGATTGCTTTCCTACTCAAAACCTGACTTACCCTACATATTAATGGGATTTGTTGGTCTACTGCTTTCTTCTTCTG GTAATATCTTCTTGCCTCTTTATACAGGCAAAGTGATTGATGGAATTGTTGTTGAGAAAAACAGGGCCAAATTTACCCAAGCCATTGTCATCATGTGTCTGATTTCAGTTGTTAG TGCCTTGGCTGCTGGTGTACGGGTTGGAATGTTTAGATACACCATGAGTAGGCTTAATTACCGTATCAACAATCTACTCTTCCAATCCATCCTAAAAcaagaaattggtttctttgaTGTCACACGAACAG GTAACATAACATCCCGTTTGACTTCAGACACTACAACCATGAGTGAATCACTGTCattgaacatgaacatcttcCTCCGCAGTATAATCCAG GTTATTGGATATGTAGTGATGATGTTTGGCTTATCATGGAGACTTACTGTATTAGCTTTGGTTGCCATTCCCTTGTTAGCTGCTATATCGGATTATTACGGTGACTATTGTGAG AAACAAACTAAGGAAGTCCAAGATTCTTTAGCGAAAGCAAATAACATAGCTGAGGAGGCTGTTTCTACCATTCGCACAGTGAGAAGCTTTGCCAATGAAGATGGCGAGGCAAAAGAATATGCCAATAAGCTGTCTGTGACTTATAAACTAAGGATCCAATTAGCATGGGTGTATGCAGGGTACATTGTGTCTAATCAG TTTTTAGACTTAATGTTTGAAGTCTCTACTCTATTCTATGGTGGCCATCTTGTTTTGAATGGTGTGGTGAGTGGTGGACAACTGGTATCTTTTATACTCTACTCTTTGGAGTTAGGAGGATCTCTTGAG AATATGTCTAGTGTTTACACTGGATTAATGGAAGCAGCAGGAGCATCTGTTAAAGTGTTTGAATACATGGACAGAAAGCCCAAGATTACTAACGATGGACAAGAAATGCCCTCTGACCTCAAAGGGCATATAGAATTCAAGAATGTGACCTTCGGATACCCATCCAGACCAGATGCAGATGTTTTAAAG GATGTTTGTTTCACAGTCTCTCCTGGTGAAGTAGTAGCTCTGGTGGGACCCAGTGGTGGTGGTAAGAGCACCTGTGTTAGTCTATTGCAGCATTTCTATGAGCCTCAATCAGGAAGTGTAATGCTTGATGGAATACCTGTTAATCATCTTCAACACAAGTATCTACATAGTCAA GTAGCAATGGTAAGACAAGAACCAGTACTCTATGCAAAGTCTATCAATGACAACATCAAGTATGGATTGTCAGAGTGCTCTGAGGAAAGAATACAGGAGGCAGCAGAACAGGCGAATGCGCACAAATTTATTACGGAACTAAGAGATAAATATGGCACACAAACTGGTGAAAAAGGAGCACAATTATCAG GGGGACAAAAACAGAGAGTTGCCATAGCAAGAGCATTAGTGAGAAATCCCAAAGTACTATTATTAGATGAAGCAACAAGTGCATTGGATGCTGAGAGTGAACATTTG GTCCAGCAAGCTTTATACCAAGGTTCCAGAGATAGAACAATTCTAATAATTGCACACAGACTCAGCACAGTGGAAAAAGCAGATAGGATTGTTGTCATAGACCATGGCAAAGTGCTAGAACAGGGCTCACATCAGCAACTCATCAGGGATGGTGGAATGTATGCCAGGCTGGTACAAAGGCAGCTATTGGTTGTTGAAGACAATGATTCCACAGAAGAACCAATAACGTGA